From Malus sylvestris chromosome 1, drMalSylv7.2, whole genome shotgun sequence:
TAATATCATTGCCCGGAAGTAGAATAGTGACCACATACCCATAAAACATCGAATATAGTCTTTCCAAACATTGgtcatatatctcaaaatcgTCTTCAtaatataaagtcatccatcatttatactataaagaagtgtgCAAAAGCATGTTCTAAATagtatatcgtcatccatcagatatgcTAGAAAGAACATGAGTTCGATAGaaaatatggtattccaaaatattctaagTAAGCATAATATCATACAAAATGTTATCTAAAACGTgatcattaaatcatgtttttcatgtatgcatttctactattaaaacatgcattttagaaggggtccactcatagaTACTTCGCCGAAGAGCCACACAAACTAGTGAAGAAAGAAGCACCACAAtaaatgcacctaagcacataaatggtccaattaataaaactatattataacaattgaatttgggaaaacggaagtcaaaattagcctaagaGGGGTCCCagaagaaaacccaaaaaagtcAATGGTCAGATCGAGTCGGGTTAAAGTCAATGGTTCGGGTCAGGTCAAGGTCAACCGGGTCAAGTCAATGGTTTGGACCAAGTTGGGCTTAGGCTTGTAACCAGTTTGGGCTTATAGGGATTTTGGGTCTAAGGCTTAAGGCCCGTCCCAAGAGTTTAATGGGTTCTGGGTTTCGGGGGAAACAAGCTAGCCCCCTTGGGTTTAGGCTTGAATTCCACAGGCCAAGAGCCCAAGTTCCGCACGGCCCAAAGGCGTGATCCAAAGGGTTTTGTTTTAACGGGCCAAAGGCCCTAGATTCCTCAGCCCGACGGCCTTGGTTCAGTGGGTTTAAGCTCGAATGCCTTGGTTGCCTGATCTCGCCGGAGAAGGAGGCCGAAGCTTCCTAGCTCCGGTTGACGCCACAACTAATAACCTAGAGGTGCGATCTAGGTATGAAAACAAAGTGCGAGGTGAGGAGAAGTGTTTCCTTACCTTCGATTCATCGTCAAAAGGTCGGAGGTGGCCGGGTTTTGCCTCAAAAGCCTCGAGGTTCGCCGAAGCTAGGTTTTCTGGGTTCTTCGTGTTACACTGAGAtgagggagagaggaagagagttcACGTGAGGTTGGTGGTGGTGGGACGTCGTCGTGGGGGGTTCGATTGGGTGTGCATGGGTGCGGGTTCGATCAGCGAGAGAGTCCGAGAGAAAGATAAGTGAGATCTGAGATAGGGAAGAGAGTGAGTGCTGAGGCAGAGTGAGGTCTCggggaaagagagaaagatagtGATGAGTTTAagggctgccacgtggcagataaagagagaaaagaatctAACAAAACAGTTCTGGATTGGGTAAAGGTTTAGGGGACTAAAATGAAAAGTTACATAAACCTTTTTGGGGAAATGTAAAATTACACAACAATTTGGGGTGGGGTTTCACAATATGTATAGCACAAGTAAGGATGAACGAAATAGAAATTCAATAGAGAGCAAAGTAGTACAGTGTTGTGGTAGTTCCAACGATAGTTTCCCTATTACATTCTAGTATCATACTTCTTATACATGAATGATTGAGACTAAATATTTTTATGTATCGTGAAAAATAGAAATATCATTTGACCAAAAGCAGTTAGTTTGAGCATGTACTATGTATAGTGAGCAAAATTATTCTTAAAATGACAAGTAGTTAGTATGTTAGACACAATTCCAATTCGATTCCACGTCTTAGACATCAAATTGCACACTAATCAATGTGACATCAGATCAGTGTTGTTTAGACTTTAAACAAGTAACATGATCAAAGCAAATTAGAAGTGACCAATTTAGTTCAGTTGTTTTCTATAATATTTCagtttggtttcatttatgtGGATTTTAAATTGATCACCGAAGTTATTCAACTAATCGAAGCATTTGAGTTTCGTACGTATTAAAACTAAACTAAATATCTTAGATTTGTTCGATTTAGCAAATTTAAACCGTTCTAGAACTTCATGTATTTTGATACCTTCCGATCTTACATTGATGTAAGTGAAAGGTACCTTAATTATACAATCTTACCAAGTTTCTCCCTTTCATGCTAAACAATAATGATCAGGTCGGTGGCCCCGACACTTCTAAGTGCAGTCACTATTGTCCTCTCTGTCTACCAAACTTCGAGAACCCCAAATCCCTGGTGTACGATTAGTTGCAGTGAAATTAAGGAACCAAATTTCAATCAAACTCCCATCACAGAAATAAAAAGATCCCAATTGACAGTCGTGAGTGTCATTTGATGTAAATTGCATGCAGCTTTGGTGGCGGTACGTAGCATGGTACGTGCTTGGGAACGATGTAAGTGGAAGAGGTTCATGACTGAGTGGCTTGTATGTGGCTGGTTGTGACGTCAATGTTGACGTAAGCACTGCCAGAATTTGCAcatctccggatcctctttgtaaagATCTAGGGATCCTCCAATTACATTCAATTATCGTACATCGTGAGATCAGTTTTCGTCAAATACTGTTTAtacttaattttaaataaaaatatttacaacaaTTTCTGATCACaaaatgtacgataaacggatgtGATTGAAGAATCTttggaatcctcacaaagactatccggagaggatcctcattccatCTTTGCGAAGCAAGTCCGATGGCTGTAAGTGTTGGAACCCCCAGTCCCACATCGGACAGAGGGAGAAGAGAATAGTGCTTTAAATAGAAATACCCCTCTCTAACTAacatcgaggccttttgtgataaaaccctacACCTGAGGATTGTACAGGTGattaagtggggacagtatcggtgttgttagagtgggccctcggcccgtcgacctgaaaatttccacatggtatcagagccaggagGCGGGCCCGTACTGCCAAgtgattgggtgggtccccGTTGGCCCCGCGTGATTGTCCACGTAGGCCAAAGATGCCACGTGTTTGGGTGGGTCCCCATTGGCCCCGCGTGATTGGGTGAGTCCCGacatggctccacgtggttgccaaTGTGTGGAAATTCACGTGTGACCCATAAGTGGGGTCTCACGTGTGGGAGAGTGTTGGAACCCCCAGTCCCACATCGGacagagggagaagagaagagtgctttaaatagaaatacccctctctaactaacatcgaggccttttgtgataaaaccccacacctgaggattgtacaggtggttaagtggggacagtatcgatGTTGTTAGAGTGGGCCCTCGGCCCGTCGACCTGAAAATTTCCACAGTAAGCAAAGTCAAAGATTGAAGGACCAGTTTCCTCCAGAGGGTGTTACAGATTTGTCCCCTCTTACTATTTCAGGACTAGCATTCTCTAAGTCGATAAGTTTTGCAGAAGAGAAGCCAAAAGTTCTATATATAGCACAccaatatatcatatatatatatatggttctACATGCGTtatagaaaatgaaaatgaatgtgATCCATCTAAAAGataacatatattatatatattggcGTATAGGATAAGGAGTTGAGTAGAAAATGTATTTAGAAACGGATGTTGGTAACAATTAATTGCTTAAGTAAGAAAAAAGTTGTATTTAGAATCGAATGTTGATAACAGTTAGTTGCTCAAGTAGGCAAAATTTGTATTAAGAAATTGATAACAGTCAATTGTTTACGTATGCAGAATTGCAGATCCGAGTTTTGATCACATAGATCAAGTGCGGAAAGTCTCTCACACGAATCTACATTTCAACAATGGCCTGACATCAGTCACGCTCCTGCAGTTGGCTAAGCATCGCACAACTCCAAAACTTTTCTATAGTGAGAATAACATTACGCACGTCggaattcattaaaattataccACCCCACGTCTTATAACTTGACCGACCCTAGTttaggggacatttgtggaaaATGATAAGGGGTCGAGACGctttttgaaatatttttctaTGGCAACAAATActaagagtttttgtttttacaacgAGTCATATTTTTTTTAGCCGCACTCTTAAACCATATAATGGAGTGGTAGAAAATCCAGGGCCTTCTTTAGGGGCCGCATACAATACAAGCATACCTTTGGAACGCTTGAAGAGCTGCTTTTGTACTTGAGTGAACTCAACAGGTGTTCGAAATTCGATTGTCAATaaatatttatagaagagaaatTATGTTGATGTCAGTTCTTCAGACGATCAAGTAACTGAGCGAAAattacaaacttaacactttatgttgttcTAAAATCTCATTGATTTTATGCGTCAACAATGTATATATTCTAAACTAGTCGCCTGGTATGTTTTAAGTCACTTGTATAGCAATGTTGACATGTCAGTATGTCACTTCTGTTATCactttttaaaagtaaaaagtgcaaaagtacagttgatgagtaagaataCCACCTAGATTAGCTTTGGGAGACTTAAAGATATCATGGTTTTCTAAGGAGTGGTTCACAAGTGGTACACAAGATCCCTGTTTAAGCTATTAAAGGCGTGTGCGACGCTCTTTTTTCTTATCCCGAAGTTTTGTTCCACGTGATTTTCTTCGAAAAGATTTTGGATTAAGTACCTAAATCCTTCAACCTTTTAATGTCATTCCGAATCGATCTCAACCTTTTTTATCATTCTAAGCAAGTACCcaacctattgaaaatgtcacatcTGCTAAGCTCCAGTTAAAATCTGTTAAATTGATTAAGGGTTACTTTGTCTCCAAAATCAATAAAAGGTGATGGAAGCATAGTCTTCACTAACTAACGGTCACCACCACCCCATCATGTCATCACCTTCAAACCCATGCAAAACCACCAACTCCACCCCTTACAACTCAAGTAGCCAACATCAAGAAGAAGGTCATGAATCATGAAGGTTGCTGAAATGCTATGCACTACCATGATGCAGCAAAACCATCTTCACTGCTCATAAAAAAGAATTAGAAACTTTACGAGCTGAGAATCGGCATATGAGGACAAAATATGAGAAAAAACAAGCTCCTTGAAAGTCTATTTGAATTCTTAACCATCTCATTTGTTAGAAGATAGTCCTCCTTATGCAATTTTAATTTGGGTccattttttatgtaattttaatttGGGTCCATTTTCGATTCACTTCAATACATGTTTAATCATTAGGTTCCATATTGTATAATTTATGcttgaatttagattttgagGCAGCTAACATTATTGTTGACCATGATATACTAAATTGGTGGGTTTTGAATATAATTTATGTTTGAAAAATTTATTCGGGTTTAATGGAtatgacattttcaataggttaagtacttgtttggaatgtttaaaaattttgagacCAATTTTGAATGACATTAAAAAGTTGGAGGATTTTTGGTACTTAATCCAAAAATTTTTTACCCAGGCTCGTTGAATTAGGGTTCTACTCCGCGGTTTGTTCTGAAAAGGCGTGCATTAacttttcaagttattttctaagttttattttctcttttgtttcttttttatttgtgtcGCATGATTATTTTCAGGCAATGAGTCCTTTAATTAAGATTCTGCTTTTGTTCTTAATTTTTACGTTTAGTTTTGATTTGAATGGTTCTTTAGCTTTCAGTTGTGCTATCCTTGTACTATCTCTTATGGTGATTTGATAAAACACcttatttctatttttattttttttaaagaaaaaaagagtaaGAATACCACCTTCTATGTTATTATACACACTTTGTGGACTTTAGATTTTTATGATTACTTATGGTCCTCTTCTCTCATGTATATCTACATAAACCCCTCTTAGCAACttggttttaacttttttttacttACAGTAAAACTTTATTATAAGAAGCTTATTACTTAATAGAATTGTagctaccaaaaaaaaaaacttagataTCCTTAATGAAAGTTCTAAGGATACAAAGTATTATGTTAATGGTGCAGTTTAGGGTTTGGGAATGGTTTAACTAAAGGAACCCCGATCATCTGATGACATTGCCCTTGtttttgtaaaattttattgtatattaaaactaatttttgtaaaatttggtacTATATTCTCAACTTTTGCTTTAGTTTGACATATTGCTCTTGTTTTTAACTGGTACATCTAGGTTTTgctagttttgtgttttattaGGTATTTTATAGTTGGAAACTTTTATTGGCAttcaaaaaatctcattttgcaccataaactttctataattataaagaaaaatacacatTTAGGGAgtgtaaaatgaaatttttagagtgctaataacagtttccTTATAGTTAATAGACAATTATGCTCAATCTCTTTTTATATggtaaaatttaataatatagtTCAATACATGCAATTTTAGTAAAATTTACTTTTGGCCCTCCAGTTAAAGTATTCTTTACTTCGACACCAACAAAATTGTAGACCTGGATTGACGGTAAGCCTTGATTTTATGATATAATTTACAACTACAATCTGGTATTTTATGACAGAATAGAATAGACACCGATAAGTAAAACTGTGGCtggtaaaaagtaaaaacaaataaatattattttcaaaGCACCTGAATTGAGACCTGTGAAAAGGTTAAAAATCTTCATTGTTTTCTGGCGTTAGCAAACACACGTCCCCTTCTGTCGATGATATTATTTGGTGCGCGCTTCTGCTCCTTTTTTCTCATTCATTTCTTTTAAttgtttgttgttttgagaGGAGATTATTTTAATCCTTCATTTTATTGTCAAAGATGATTTTAATCTTCAAAACAGGTAGTTTACACACAAATTTGAATTTCTCTGCACgtaatttagataaattttACGTATACAACAAAATAACGATTTTGTATTCCTGAAGGAACGTTGAGTTTCTCATTCTCATTCTCATTTCACCCCATCCGCACAAGGCAGCCCTAACGAAGAATCACTTCATTCCGGGAAACACGACATGGCATAAACACGTACAAGTCTACGGACTGTACTAATTTTCTGTGTTGATTCGGTTCAGCTCTTCCATTCAACAACTCAGAATTTGAATCGACAATTTCTTTTGTTGGGAAGTTTCGCATTAGTAAAATGGCAGGACCTGCTGGAGTTGCAGACAACAAGGTTGATCAGGTGCTGGAAAACACAGACGAGGAACACAATGATCGATCTATGCCATCACAGTTGGCAGACTCGGAGTTTACAGCCGAGTTGAACCTCCTTATCATGTTCCTTTCGTTATTTTCTCTATCAACAGAGGAAAACTTGAATTCTGCGGAGAGACAACATGAAACGAAAAAAGATGGGGCTAAAGCGACCAAGAGATTACAAGGCAACAGACGGGAGATGGACGAGGTCAAGCCAGTTCGGAGACGGAATCAAAGGTGTCAAACAAGAATAAGGGATTCTAGGCATGGCCGAAGAGTGTAAAGACTAAGGACATCGGAGGAGGAAACAGTCCAGCAAAGAAAGATGTCATACCAAAGTTACCAACTTCTTATAACTATAACTATTTATTCCAATTTTCCCTCGCAATGAATCCTTAAACTATTTATTCCGATTATCGTCTAATTACATTAATGATAATATAATGCATTATTTTACACTGTATTAGAATCGTTTCTAATGGGGTACGTctactagagagagagagagagagagagagagagagagagagagagagagagagagtcctcTAAGTAACATGTAACAGCAAGTAGTAAATGCTTTCTCAAAGCTTAGGGAAGGCATGCAGATGCATGTTTTACATTGTCAAAACACTTATTGGCACATCATATGAATGAGAAGCTCAAAGCTGCATTGTGTTCATAAGGaaatagaaaagaaatgaaaaacaagGGAAAGCAATTTATGAACACAAGCTCGAACTTGCTTCTAACttcagaaagaaaaaggaataaaaTTACCCCTAGTTTGCCAGACCTGTATTTCCCGGCCTACAAAAATAGCACGTGCACAGACAAATATCATGGAGCTCCCGTAATATCAGTCCGATATCCTGATCTCAACTCCTAAAACGTCCTTCACCATCTCATAAGTCACAAATGCAATTGCAATAGATGGGACTACCTGAAAATTGGAGCAGAAAGAACTATAATGTTGGCAAACACATGTGTAAAATATGAATAACTAATAGCAACTGCTCAGCTGATGAATATATCTTCATCTTTATCAACAAAATTTGCTAAAACTGAAATGACAAAAGTCCAAGCACACAACTATGGAAGAAAACTGGAAGCAGTACAAGTTGAATGTAGTTCCTACATGTATTTTTTATACCTATAATATGATAGTTCAACCACAAGTTGAGCAATAACTAAGTTTAAAAGCGTTTACTGGGGGCCCAGTTCAAAATAACAGTTGAACAAATGAACCAACCACTGTTGTTCATGGAACATAAAGCTTTCAGATACTCCTCTATAGCAGTTTAGGATTAGTGTTCATCATTGATAATAAGGTTTCGAAACCCTCTAGACATCCGGTAACCCATAAGAATTCGGGGGCTTTATTTTCTAAACCTTTTCCTGTTATTCCTAGGGAGACCCTTTGCAATCAGTCACCCTATTCATGTGTAAGATGCATCCAGTTATGCCCTTAGCCACCCTGACAAAAATGTTCTTAGAAACTGATAACTAGTCAACCTACTCTTGTCTACAAACAAGTAGAACAAAAGGTTCATACTGACCTTAACACAATTGGGAACCAAACCCTTGTACAATGCACCAAAGCCCTCATGTCGAACAGTTTTCCTAAACGCGTCAACCATGCCAGTATATTCAAGTGGGGTCTTGCTTATCCCATCACCACTGACAACAGAAGCAGCGTGGCTCCATCCCACCATCTGCATCCTTCGACGAATGACATCAAGAGGGTAAGCAACAGTTTGCCCAACAGTTCCAGCAGCAGCCCCGCATGCCAACCTTGTTGTCACGCTCAAATCTGTATCTTGAACAAGTCCAAATGGCCTACTTTTGATTAACCAATCCTTTAGGGATTCATACACAGCAAAGTTGAGACCAACATATGGAACCTGCAAACAAAATTGACGGTGTAAGGTTCACAACAAAAGTAAATCTTGCAATCCGACTTCAGAGGAGCAACAAAAGGAGCAATAGGTAGTCTTCCACATAGATAAATCATCGGAGTTAGATCCTAGAACAACCATCTATTGCTAAGTCAGCaaactttatttctttttaatttggaACTCATATCAAAAGGGTGGTAGCGGTAATGGATATGCGAAAACACATTTTGTAGCAAAAgaaacttacaactccaataaCAGAAGGAAGCCAGCCCTTGTACAAAGCCCGTGGGCCCTCCTCCCGGAGCACAGTCGATAGAGCATGGAACATTCCCCTGTACTGAAAAGGAGAATTCTCTGTCTGCAAATTtaaaaccaacaaaaaataaatattttctttaataatAGATAAAAACATTAATTTCTGAAACTTCTTATAGAAATTGAACATTAATTGATGACTGATATGACTGGAAAATATCAAGGTCTTTAAAACATTCGTTCTATGGAACAAATAAAGAACAGGGACCGAAATAAGTACCTGTACAGTGATCCTTCCTCGTACCATGTCCATTGGGTAGGTTGCAGACATAGCAATAATTCCAGCACATGCTCCAGCTCCAAGACGTAAGAGAGGAGTGAGCTGAGCATCATCTGCAGATATTTAAAAGAAACAGAGATATCGATCACCTACATTATCCATTGACTTCTAACTGTCTGTCTCTGTGTTCCAAGAAAAGGAACTATAAAGATCATGTCATTTTCCAAATGCTGACATCATACCAGTCTTATAGTTTCTTTGTTAGTTTATAATGTGATTATGTGGATGTTAGATAGCCACTGTTAGACATTTTACAAGGCATAAATTATTAAACAGCAACCCAAACTGAGTCAAAATGTTAACTGGCCCAATGCAAAAAGTAATTCTTCGAAAGCACCAGTTAAATTACTAACTATTACAAACAAGGGAACAGTTTTATGGTAAGTGTGGGCATACCATTGCCAGTTTGATCCCGATACAGCCACAATATTCCCCTGTCATAG
This genomic window contains:
- the LOC126627851 gene encoding mitochondrial adenine nucleotide transporter ADNT1-like gives rise to the protein MASEDVKPSESAVTTIVSLAEEAKMAREGVVKAPNLALLSVCKSLVAGGVAGGVSRTAVAPLERMKILLQVQNPHNIKYNGTIQGLKHIWRTEGFRGLFKGNGTNCARIVPNSAVKFFSYEQASKGILWLYRDQTGNDDAQLTPLLRLGAGACAGIIAMSATYPMDMVRGRITVQTENSPFQYRGMFHALSTVLREEGPRALYKGWLPSVIGVVPYVGLNFAVYESLKDWLIKSRPFGLVQDTDLSVTTRLACGAAAGTVGQTVAYPLDVIRRRMQMVGWSHAASVVSGDGISKTPLEYTGMVDAFRKTVRHEGFGALYKGLVPNCVKVVPSIAIAFVTYEMVKDVLGVEIRISD